CAATACGGGGGAACTCGAAAAGCAAACCGTCGCAAACGACAACGTTGATGAGCAACGAATTCATCACATCAACCAACAGGGATTAAAAAGCTCTGCAGACAAACAAAGCAATGTGAATCAGCTTTGCCTCTCCATGAGCAAAACCTCTTTTGGGAACGTGGGATAAGGGATAAGCGTGATGGCTTTAAAACCATGAGCCCGATGTTTCAGTGTTTGATCTGCAGACAAACGATCGAACGTTCAACCCGTGCCTATTGGAAACACAAGGGTCATCTCCTTTGCTCAACCTGCAAAGACAACATCGAGGCAGAGGTTGGTCAAAGTAGGCAGCAGACGCCGCCTAGCTCTTGAACCTGATCCAGATTGTGGCTTTGGTTGCAGGAGTCACAGCTCTAGCGGCTGGAATAGGCCTAAGCATCCTTCGCGTAGGCCTACAACGCGTCTTTGCCTCAGCTCCCACGCTCTGGAAAAACAACGATGAGCTCGTCACCGACACCAGTCTCACCGTTGTCATCCCAGCCTTCAACGAGGCGAACAACATTGAGGGTTGCCTGACTCACGTGCTGATGTCTGACAAGCCTTGTTCTCACTGGGAAGTGTTGGTTGTCGACGATCAGTCCAGCGACGACACAGTCAAGATTGCGGAACAGACGATCGGTACCGTCGCTCGTGCTGACCAACCCGTTGCAGCCGTTCTCCAAGCTGGCCCGCGACCGAAAGGAGAGCGCTGGGTGGGGAAAAACTGGGGTTGCAGCCAAGCCATGGAGCGGATCCGAACCGAATGGGTGCTGTTCATCGACGCAGATGTGACCTTGACGCCCGATGCCATCCTTCGCGCACTGCAGCAGAGCATCAACGAAAAGGCCGATTTGTTCAGCTTGGCTCCACGCCTGAGCTGTGGATGTCTTGCCGAATGGATGGTCCAACCCATCATTGCGAGCTTGTTAGGACTCGGATTTCCGATCCTTGAAGCCAACGACCCTGACTCAAAGGTGGCCTTTGCTGCAGGCCCTTTCATGTTGTTCCGCAGAAGCAGCTACAACTCCATCGGCGGCCATAGGGCCCTCGCAGGAGAGGTTGTGGAGGATCTGGCCTTGGCGCGTCGGATTAAGGAGGGGGGATTCCGCTTGAGATACGTCCTTGGAATTGATGCCGTCGACTTACAGATGTACGCCAATTTCGAGGCTCTCTGGGAAGGCTGGAGCAAGAACTGGTTTCTTGGTCTAGATCGCAGCATCAGCAAATCCCTGGGTGCTGGAGGTGTGGTGCTGTTGATGTTCACGCTGCCATGGCTACTTGTACCGACCAGCCTGACGATGGCGTTGCTGAGCAACCACGATCAGATCCTATGGCTCATTGATGCGGGTTTCGGATTGATTGCAATCTTGATGCAGCTCAGCGTTCGCCTCTGGACCCAAGCCCGTTTTTCGGTGCCTTTACGACACTGGTGGCTGATGGGCATAGGCGGAGTGATCATCGGGCTGATCGCACCCACTTCCGTTTGGAAAAGCTTGACGGGTAGGGGCTGGACCTGGAAAGGACGCTCCCTTGCCGAGGATCAGGCGCTCTAGCGGTTAGAGCCAACATCCAGACAAAATGAATGCATCTGTCAAACCCCCATGTACCGACTTGGTGCACTCTTGGCTCTGTGCCTGGCATTGCTAATGCCTGCCACCGTGCAAGCCAGCACGATTGAGGTCACGATTAATAGCATCAACACCGAGGGAATCGGTGAATCCATCGGCACAATTAGTGCCCGGGATACAGACCAAGGCTTGGTGATTATTCCTGAACTCAGTGGCTTGAGCGAAGGCGAGCATGGTTTCCACTTGCATGCTGGAGATCAGTGCGCTCCACAAACCAACTCCGAAGGGGCCTCCATTGCAGGTCTGGCAGCTCTCGGACATTGGGATCCAGACCAAACCAACACCCATCTCGGACCATTTGGGAATGGCCATCGCGGCGATCTCAGTCGATTAGTGGTGGACCGAGATGGCAACACCACAACAAGCGTTGTGGCACCAAGACTTAAGGCCTCCGATCTTCGCGGCCGCGCTCTTGTGGTGCATGCAGGGGGAGACACCTACTCCGACACGCCCCCCCTAGGAGGAGGCGGTGCACGCATTGCCTGCGGTGTGGGGTCTTGAGCGCATCTCTCCTGCTCCTCATTCATCCCATTGGCGTTGGCTTATCCAGTCGATTTTGGGATCGATTCATCAGGTGTTGGCGAGCCTATGACGACACAACTACCTTGCTCGCACCTGACCTACTCGGTTGCGGAGAGAACGAGCATTCAAAACAACAGATTGCCCCCGAGGATTGGGCGGCACCACTGATCGATCTTCTGAGAGAACACAACAACACCCCAGCAATCCTTGTCTCACAAGGAGCCTCCCTTCCGATTGCTTTAGCTGTAATCAAGACCGCACCTGAACTCGTTGGTGGCTTGATCGCGATCAGCCCACCAAGTTGGCGCATTCTTGAGGACTCCGTTCCAAAAATGCAATCTCAACTCCTCTGGCGATTGCTGTTTCAAGGACCAATCGGATCTCTGTTTTACCGCTATGCACGCCGCCGTACATTTTTAAAATCATTTTCAACCAATAATTTATTTGCAAGCAACGAAAATGTTGATGCTGAATGGCTCGACACGCTGGAACAAGAAGCAGCAAACATGACAACACGCTGGGCAACATTTTCCTTTTTAGCTGGTTTTTGGAGACGCAACTGGACCAAGCAATGGCAAGACATCAAGCAACCTGTATGGCTGCTATTCGGGCAGGAGGCAACTGGCATTGGCCGTTCCAAGCATTGGGATGATGCACAAGATCGCATCAACACTTATGCGCAGCAGATGCCGAATGCTTCGAGCGCAACGATTCGTGGGCGAAACGTTCTTCCCTATGAATCAACTACTGAGTGTGTAACCCAACTTCAAAGCTGGTTGCTACACAATTAAACCCACATCAAACCCAGCGCGACAATCCTCGGGCGCTCTCCTAAGTCGATGGCTGCCCCCCATGGGCTGAAACGTCGCGCATGGCCTCAGATGGATTCAACGAACGCGCCAGAGCCAACAGGCCAGCAGCAAGAACAGTTTCACCTTCAAGCTGCATCATTCGGTGGAGGCTGATGACCTCGCTGTAATCAGCGGCAGCAGTTCCGTTGATCAGACCGCGAGCGGTACATCGAGCCACAGCCAGTTGAAGGGAGATCGTCATGACCTAAAGCTGGCCCAAGGATGAGCAAAACCACCGAAGCTTCCAGTTTCCAGCTGATTCAGAAACGCAAATCAGCAACAAACCGGTTAACGTTTCTTAATATTAGGAATTTGACGGATGCTTTCTGCGCTTTTCCCCTTGGCTTACGGCACAGTCTTTCTTTTCCTTTTAGTTCAAGCCTTTCGAATGATGCGCTTGAGCCCTGGCTTTTCTAGCCCTGATCACTCAAGACGCCGAACAGACCGCACTGGACTGTTGACGACTCATCCAGAACTCCTAGATGCGGACGGTTCCATCACAGGA
The Synechococcus sp. CC9311 DNA segment above includes these coding regions:
- a CDS encoding glycosyltransferase family 2 protein; translation: MNLIQIVALVAGVTALAAGIGLSILRVGLQRVFASAPTLWKNNDELVTDTSLTVVIPAFNEANNIEGCLTHVLMSDKPCSHWEVLVVDDQSSDDTVKIAEQTIGTVARADQPVAAVLQAGPRPKGERWVGKNWGCSQAMERIRTEWVLFIDADVTLTPDAILRALQQSINEKADLFSLAPRLSCGCLAEWMVQPIIASLLGLGFPILEANDPDSKVAFAAGPFMLFRRSSYNSIGGHRALAGEVVEDLALARRIKEGGFRLRYVLGIDAVDLQMYANFEALWEGWSKNWFLGLDRSISKSLGAGGVVLLMFTLPWLLVPTSLTMALLSNHDQILWLIDAGFGLIAILMQLSVRLWTQARFSVPLRHWWLMGIGGVIIGLIAPTSVWKSLTGRGWTWKGRSLAEDQAL
- the sodC gene encoding superoxide dismutase family protein, which encodes MYRLGALLALCLALLMPATVQASTIEVTINSINTEGIGESIGTISARDTDQGLVIIPELSGLSEGEHGFHLHAGDQCAPQTNSEGASIAGLAALGHWDPDQTNTHLGPFGNGHRGDLSRLVVDRDGNTTTSVVAPRLKASDLRGRALVVHAGGDTYSDTPPLGGGGARIACGVGS
- a CDS encoding alpha/beta fold hydrolase encodes the protein MSASLLLLIHPIGVGLSSRFWDRFIRCWRAYDDTTTLLAPDLLGCGENEHSKQQIAPEDWAAPLIDLLREHNNTPAILVSQGASLPIALAVIKTAPELVGGLIAISPPSWRILEDSVPKMQSQLLWRLLFQGPIGSLFYRYARRRTFLKSFSTNNLFASNENVDAEWLDTLEQEAANMTTRWATFSFLAGFWRRNWTKQWQDIKQPVWLLFGQEATGIGRSKHWDDAQDRINTYAQQMPNASSATIRGRNVLPYESTTECVTQLQSWLLHN
- a CDS encoding DUF2973 domain-containing protein, with protein sequence MLSALFPLAYGTVFLFLLVQAFRMMRLSPGFSSPDHSRRRTDRTGLLTTHPELLDADGSITGEDLLVVRFRGLDQPETSITD